The following are from one region of the Deinococcus planocerae genome:
- a CDS encoding NAD(P)/FAD-dependent oxidoreductase, protein MPVNAPHVLVIGAGVAGASVAYFASRLGARVTVVDAGRHAASTVPSALVNPVRGQSGAVDERAVEGLRLTWALVDGLAEAGCPVPHGRVGVLRPVPDGRARQKFERHLPPELPHAWLAPEEVPVPLAPGWEHALWLPEGGWLDGAAFTAGLLAASGAEVVLGRAVGWDARSVTLEDGQVVCGAAVVRCGGSVGASWASEAATHRAGTLLTLDRAVTDVPVSFGAYLAPAAVGGVLGATFEAPAASWREPTLPLRSLGWLLGRAEALTDLGGARVVGRWGGTRLSGLVTGRTPDGVWRLCGLGSKGFLLGPLLARHVAGDVVRAAPG, encoded by the coding sequence CTGCCCGTGAACGCCCCCCACGTTCTCGTGATCGGCGCGGGCGTGGCGGGCGCGTCTGTCGCGTATTTCGCGTCCCGGCTCGGCGCCCGGGTCACCGTCGTGGACGCGGGGCGGCACGCGGCGAGCACGGTGCCCTCGGCTCTCGTCAACCCGGTGCGCGGCCAGTCGGGGGCCGTGGACGAACGCGCGGTGGAGGGACTGCGCCTGACGTGGGCGCTCGTGGACGGGTTGGCGGAGGCCGGGTGCCCTGTTCCCCACGGGCGGGTGGGCGTGCTGCGGCCCGTGCCGGACGGGCGGGCGCGGCAGAAGTTTGAGCGTCACCTTCCCCCGGAGCTGCCTCATGCCTGGCTCGCCCCGGAGGAGGTGCCTGTTCCCCTCGCCCCGGGGTGGGAGCACGCCCTGTGGCTGCCGGAGGGCGGCTGGCTCGACGGGGCGGCCTTCACGGCGGGGCTCCTCGCCGCGTCTGGGGCGGAGGTCGTGCTCGGGCGGGCGGTGGGGTGGGACGCGCGCTCCGTCACGCTGGAAGACGGGCAAGTGGTCTGTGGCGCTGCCGTCGTCCGGTGCGGCGGCAGCGTCGGGGCGAGCTGGGCGAGCGAGGCGGCGACCCACCGCGCCGGGACGCTCCTCACCCTCGACCGGGCCGTGACGGACGTGCCCGTGAGCTTCGGGGCGTACCTCGCTCCGGCGGCGGTGGGCGGCGTGCTCGGCGCGACCTTCGAGGCGCCCGCCGCGTCCTGGCGGGAACCCACCCTCCCCCTGCGCTCGCTGGGCTGGCTGCTCGGCAGGGCGGAGGCGCTGACGGACCTGGGCGGCGCGCGGGTGGTGGGGCGGTGGGGCGGCACCCGGCTCTCCGGGCTCGTGACCGGGCGGACACCGGACGGGGTGTGGCGGCTCTGCGGGCTGGGGAGCAAGGGCTTTCTGCTCGGTCCCCTCCTCGCGCGTCACGTGGCAGGTGACGTGGTGCGGGCCGCCCCTGGGTGA
- a CDS encoding isocitrate/isopropylmalate dehydrogenase family protein, translated as MATYRICLIEGDGIGHEVIPAARRVLEAAGLDAEYVTAEAGYEYFLDHGTSVPDVTYHAVENTHATLFGAATSPSGEKPKGFSGAIRHLRQKYSLYANVRPTKTRPVPGAYENVDLVIVRENTQGLYVEQERRYGDTAIADTVITKDASERIGRFAADLAMRRRQRLTVVHKANVLPVTQGLFLNTILDHTKTVEGLNTGTMIVDNAAMQLVRNPTQFDVMVMTNMFGDILSDLAAGLVGGLGIAASGNIGDEFGIFESVHGSAPDIAGQGVSNPTATILAAVLMLDHLGAHDVAQRIDHAVNTVLTEGPRTRDLGGTAGTQEFTDAVIARLS; from the coding sequence ATGGCGACTTACCGCATCTGTCTCATCGAGGGCGACGGCATCGGCCACGAGGTCATCCCCGCCGCCCGGCGCGTGCTGGAAGCCGCGGGCCTCGACGCCGAGTACGTGACCGCCGAGGCCGGGTACGAATACTTCCTCGACCACGGCACCAGCGTGCCCGACGTCACCTACCACGCCGTCGAGAACACCCACGCGACCCTCTTCGGGGCGGCGACAAGCCCCAGCGGCGAGAAACCCAAGGGCTTTTCCGGCGCGATCCGCCACCTCCGCCAGAAGTACAGCCTCTACGCCAACGTGCGCCCCACCAAGACCCGCCCGGTGCCCGGCGCCTACGAGAACGTGGACCTCGTGATCGTCCGCGAGAACACCCAGGGCCTGTACGTCGAGCAGGAGCGCCGCTACGGCGACACCGCCATCGCCGACACGGTGATCACCAAAGACGCCAGCGAGCGCATCGGGCGCTTTGCCGCCGACCTCGCCATGCGGCGGCGCCAGCGGCTGACGGTCGTCCACAAGGCCAACGTGCTGCCCGTGACGCAGGGGCTCTTCCTGAACACGATCCTCGACCACACGAAGACCGTGGAGGGGCTGAACACGGGCACGATGATCGTCGACAACGCGGCGATGCAGCTCGTGCGCAACCCCACCCAGTTCGACGTGATGGTCATGACGAACATGTTCGGCGACATCCTCTCCGACCTCGCCGCCGGGCTGGTGGGCGGCCTGGGAATTGCGGCGAGCGGCAACATCGGCGACGAGTTCGGCATCTTCGAGAGCGTCCACGGCAGCGCCCCCGACATCGCCGGGCAGGGCGTCAGCAATCCCACCGCGACCATCCTCGCCGCCGTCTTGATGCTCGACCACCTCGGCGCGCACGACGTGGCGCAGCGGATTGACCACGCCGTGAACACCGTCCTCACCGAGGGCCCGCGCACCCGCGACCTCGGCGGCACGGCGGGCACGCAGGAATTCACTGACGCGGTGATCGCGCGATTGAGCTGA
- a CDS encoding DinB family protein, translating to MTQIGATLTPSLMTPEYLLAHWQGHRRLTRRIIEAFPEDQLFSFTAAPPMRSFGELAWEMHGVAAYTLGGLVTDDWHEPDWSARPPQEKAALLGAWDELTARMDAELPAVPPARYGEDKALFWGTMSALDTALYAVDNEIHHRGQGYVYLRALGIEPPPFYER from the coding sequence ATGACGCAGATCGGCGCCACACTGACCCCCTCGCTGATGACGCCCGAGTATCTGCTGGCCCACTGGCAGGGCCACCGCCGCCTGACCCGCCGGATCATCGAGGCGTTCCCCGAAGACCAGCTTTTCTCCTTCACGGCGGCCCCGCCCATGCGGAGTTTCGGGGAACTGGCGTGGGAGATGCACGGGGTGGCGGCCTACACCCTGGGCGGCCTCGTCACCGACGACTGGCACGAGCCCGACTGGTCGGCCAGGCCCCCGCAGGAGAAGGCGGCCCTGCTCGGGGCGTGGGACGAGCTGACGGCGAGGATGGACGCGGAACTCCCGGCGGTTCCGCCCGCCCGCTACGGCGAGGACAAGGCCCTCTTCTGGGGCACCATGTCCGCCCTCGACACGGCGCTGTACGCCGTCGACAACGAGATTCACCACCGCGGGCAGGGGTACGTGTACCTGCGCGCCCTCGGCATCGAGCCGCCACCCTTCTACGAACGCTGA
- a CDS encoding helix-turn-helix transcriptional regulator gives MYDPSMRVLTVLELLQAHERVTGAELARRLEVSPRTVQRYVARLQDLGIPVESTRGVGGAYRLKPGFRLPPLMFSGEEALALALGLHALHHLGLTALAPAVAGASAKLSRTLPRPLRERVGALEDAVQLDAFPWTVPTDAAVLSCLLGGVQAQRAVTFAYRSHEGVRTRREVEVYGVVHQGGRWYAVGRCLLRGALRCFRLDRISEPAGGEGTFTRPPDFDARAYLRSTLPFAHAPFEIEVWLDLPCEEAALHFAPGRVALDPDPVCGGTRLRCTREHLESFATMLLRLGCGVVVHGPPELREAFGVLADRARAACLTPPVPERRATLPV, from the coding sequence ATGTACGACCCCTCGATGCGGGTGCTCACCGTGCTCGAACTCCTCCAGGCGCACGAGCGGGTGACGGGGGCGGAGCTGGCCCGGCGGCTGGAGGTCAGCCCGCGGACGGTGCAGCGGTACGTCGCGCGCTTGCAGGACCTGGGCATTCCGGTGGAGTCCACCCGGGGGGTGGGCGGGGCGTACCGCCTCAAGCCCGGCTTCCGCCTGCCGCCCCTGATGTTCAGCGGGGAGGAGGCGCTGGCCCTGGCGCTCGGCCTGCACGCCCTGCACCACCTCGGGCTGACGGCGCTGGCCCCGGCGGTGGCGGGCGCGAGCGCGAAGCTCAGCCGGACGCTGCCCCGCCCGCTGCGGGAACGGGTGGGGGCGCTGGAGGACGCGGTGCAGCTCGACGCCTTCCCCTGGACGGTGCCCACCGACGCCGCCGTGCTGTCGTGCCTGCTCGGCGGCGTTCAGGCGCAGCGGGCGGTGACCTTCGCCTACCGCTCGCACGAGGGGGTGCGGACCCGGCGGGAGGTGGAGGTCTACGGGGTCGTGCACCAGGGCGGGCGCTGGTACGCGGTGGGGCGCTGCCTGTTGCGGGGGGCCCTGCGCTGCTTCCGGCTCGACCGCATCTCGGAGCCCGCGGGGGGGGAGGGGACCTTTACCCGCCCGCCCGACTTCGACGCGCGGGCCTACCTCCGCTCCACCCTGCCCTTCGCCCACGCCCCCTTCGAGATCGAGGTGTGGCTGGACCTGCCGTGCGAGGAGGCGGCCCTCCACTTCGCGCCGGGGCGGGTGGCGCTCGACCCCGACCCGGTGTGTGGGGGCACCCGGCTGCGCTGCACGCGCGAGCACCTGGAGTCCTTCGCCACGATGCTGCTGCGGCTGGGGTGCGGAGTGGTCGTCCACGGGCCGCCCGAGCTGCGCGAGGCGTTCGGCGTGCTCGCCGACCGGGCGCGGGCCGCCTGCCTGACCCCGCCCGTCCCGGAGAGGCGTGCTACGCTCCCCGTTTGA